DNA from Elaeis guineensis isolate ETL-2024a chromosome 2, EG11, whole genome shotgun sequence:
TCCCATACTCTACAGAGAACTTATTGGTGGGTTAGTATATCTAACTACAACTCGACCTGATATCGCTTATGCAGTTCATGTTGTTAGTTAATTTATGGCCAAACCTCACACTGGTTACTATGCACCAGTTCTTCATATCATTCGCTCCTTAAAAAGTCATCTTTTTCAGGATATTCTTTTATCATGcacctctaatttttagttgcgTGCTTATAGTGATGCAGACTGGGCCGGTGACATTAATGACCGACAATCTATAACCGGCTTTTGCATCCTTCTTggtgattttctaattttttggagaAGTAAAAAACAAGCAATTGTCTCTCACTCAAGCACCGAAGCAAAATATCAAGCTCTTGTTGATACTATCTCTGAACTCGTCTGGCTTCATTGGCTGATCTCCAAAATGGGGGTTCCTCAAGATAGCTCAACTCCATTATTTTGTGATAACAAGAATACCATTCAAattgctcataataaaatttttcataaatgcacaaaacatattgaaattgatTGCCACTTCACTCGTCAGTATGTTTGTCAAGAAACTGTCACGCTCTGCCATATCTCTTCTTCAGATCAACTTGCTGATCTATTCATGAAGCAACATCCTGACTCTCGACTTTCTACTTTTTGtttcaaactcaatatgattttcTACTGAAATCCATCTTGAGTTTGCCGGAGGGTGTCAGATATAGTAATCTCTGATTTGgtaaaaatcaaatcataattCAAATCTTTCTGAATTGATTCATTGTATATTCTTTTTTTGTTCCTTCCTATAGTCTATTTATACGATGTAAACAGAGAATTTAAATCAATATATtgaattcttttttttctcataattttgacACCAAATCAGAGATTAACAAATAACAATAATACTTTTGTTAACAACCCTGTCAGTCTCATAATTAACCTGTAGATTAGTTAAATATCCTATCAACTTCCCAATGTTGACTATATTTCAATACCTTAATCTTTAATGAGGATGATAATTTAGTCTACAAGGTTTTGGTTAGCATGTGAATCACCAAATCACACTTGGGTGGTGGCAACATCAGAAAAAGAGGGCACACAGGGATAGATGGCATTTTGGATAGaataatttttggatatatatatatatatataatttttgagaACATTCTAGACGAAGATTTTATTTCAATGAAGTGcatttatatttatcttttattctcttttttttcttttctttccttttttttgtatATTGGAGACTTCATCCCATGTACATTCTATAAATTATGACTTGATAATTACATACCAACTCCAGCAATTGttgtgaaaagaaagaaaaagcattCAGAACATAATATCCATTGCTATAATCTTATGAGGATTACCATCCCAATGGCTCATTAGGATTAATAAACTATTAAAGGATGGTAACGGATTCTTGAAATAAAGAATTAGAAGATTTATTAACAGCAACTCCAGTACCACTCCCTTTAAGTGTTAGTAGCAACTGATATCTGAGTCATATAAATCTGGCATCATTGTTGCTGAGGAGAGACTTTGAAATCGAGATCAATGTTCATCCTATTGTAAGCCATGGGAGCGTACATCCATAGTTCATCCGAACTCAAAAGCTGCACAGATTAACCAACAAAAGATAAATATCATTAATCATGTGCCTCTGGTGAGTGTTCAATAGGAATACTAGTaaattgtagattaactacagaATTAAATTATACAGTTTGATGCAGATCTAGATCCAACCAATAGTCATTCAATTGACTTGTTCTCCAGATGTGATTTTTACCTTGATCTGGAGCTGCAAGAACTTCACATATTGAACAGCCTCTTCAAGCATGGTACTTATGTCTACCTGTCAGACGATGACAATAAGACTCTTTAGCTATCAATAGTTTGTTCCTGAGGATTTTTTaataaaacaaagaaaaaatacaatagATGAAAACAAGCATTGCCATCCAAACACTCACTTCTGTTCCATTAGGTATAAGATTCTGCAATATCCTCAGCCTCTCATTGATTCTATCTCTCCTTTTCTGTAATCAAATGACAAATATATTACACTGATGAAGCTGttgtcttattttattttattttatttttaaggatcGACGGAGTTGTTTTCAAGTTGATTTAGATCGAGTTGATGGATCTACTAGACTAACAAATATGTTACCCTTGCATGGAGGCTTTGTGGGTCTGTTGCTGCCCCCCGACTAGCTCTTGATTTGCCATTCAGGTTGAGAGCAGGAGATCCTTTTGCGCTTGGACTTGTGTTGCCCCCTCCATTAGGTTCTTGGGAAATATTCAAGTCATCATCTAAGCTGCAGCAACTGGAACTCTGCCCATTCACCATAACATTGCTCTTTTCCTCATCGTCACTTTTAGAACTCTTCTCAGCTCCCTTTGATTGTGCCTTCTTCAAAGTCTTATGGACCTGCATTTGAATTATATTGATCAGAATGAAAAGCAAGTGCAACTCTATATAGTTACCAATCCAAAAGAATCTTAAAACTAGCTGAAAGAACTTATACTCAGTTGAACTGAAGACTGAACCTTCTTCTTAGGACTTTCAGCAGGGTTATCATCCTCGCCCACATGAAGCCTTCTTTTGGGTTGTGACATTTGATCAGGAGTAGTGGACTCTGAGATATTCATGCAGGAGTCTCCCATAGCATCACTGTTAGTCATGTCATTCAAGCTTATGGGATCTATATTTGTGGGGTTGGGAACCACCTCAAATGATGGGGTAGTTAGTTGCTTCCCCTCCATGCAATAATCCATGGACGCAAAGCTAGTATTGATCCCACAGACCTCATTGGATCCACTCAGATAGTAGCCCCCAAATTCGGAAGGGGGAGCAAAGAAGCTACTAGTACTGATACTACTGTCATCTCCTTGAGGCCAGTAGTAAGAGCTGCTGTTAGTGTTAGCATTAGCACTATCCAGACAATAGTACAAATCAGAAACATGATCGGAAGACCAAGATATTGATGGATTTTCAAAGCTTGGATCATGACGATCATGCTCGGTTGGGAAGTGGTAGGTACCAAGCAACTGTGCCATTATCTCAGACTCCTCAATTGGCATTGTTGAATTGAATGAACTCCAACTCCCCGTCGGAACCACTTTTGTAGGCTCCAAAGTCGTTAGGATTGACCGGTAGATATGAAGGAGAGGGAGTTTGGCCAGAGGAGAAATTGAGCTTAGCATGGCGAGGTATAGCAAAGCTTGAaaggtatttatatatatatgggaGAATTTGGAAAGAATATGAACAACATAGAATTGACTTCAGTTGCAAATTTTTTAGTCTATGATCATCAACAATTATGAGCCCTTGGTGGGGTCGACCAAGCGATACAACTCAGGCATGGACAATTATAGGCTTAAAAAAATTGGAGCTCCCTAAAAAAGGACATGCACAAGGCTCTTGCCACTATAGGGTTTCGAAGACTCAAATATGCTTACCTCCACATGCAGACAGACTATTTTCATATTTCAAACCCATGATATCCAAGACACAATAGAATAATTTTGCTGTTGCACCAAAGCTTGCCAAAAATTGGAGCTGCCTGTGGGTAGATAAATTGATTACTTACCAAAAGATCCTGGTTAAGAAGTTGATTAGGAGATCCTAATTAAAGGTAGGTTACATGATTCAAAAATGATCACAACTCGTGATTAGCATGGTTGGAACAAAAATTATAGGGAGAGAATGAGATGGTACTGAGTGAGAAGTCCATGATCTGGCAATAGTAGAAGGTGGAGGTTTTTTGAAGAGTATTCTGAATGAACTGTGTACAGAATTTTGTTGGTAGGAATAAAGAAAGGACGCTGGGAGAGAGGTCGGCATGATCGTGAAGAGGGGTTATGATATTCTCAAGTAGATGAAAAAAAAAGGATAGGGTGTCTGCTGAATCCGATCCTTATCCCCCTGGAGGGCTAGTTGCCTACCCAGTGACCAATTAGTTATGCTTTCAGCTCGATGGACCAGGAGACTTCAATGTTTCAAAAACAGATATTACCAGCCAACCTGCCATCACCAAGCTAAAGAGATTAGGGGTGCAAATGAGTCGGACTGGATTATGAGTGACcccaatttgatctgattttttgatCGGATCTAAATATTATACCCAAATCCAGCCCAACAGAAGATTAGGTCAGGTCAAATTGGATCcctgatcaaatttttttatccaaCAGATCATTCTGATCGGATCGAATTCATGTATAACCCTGTCCCGATCCATGAAATCAGGTCCGGATTTGGAATGATTCGGATTTGAGTTATAAATAACAAGATCAATAAGTAGAAGATCTATAAACAAACTTTATTTGCACTACAAATGTTGATATTGATATATGAGACTATTAGAGCCTCCATGTCTCACACTCTTCATCCAAAAATCCAAAAAATCTAATCACATTTTCCTCACCATTGCTCCTGACTTgattaattcaaattcaaaatattttaataaaattttaaaagataaatatctaaaaatcaGTGGAATGTTTTTTCAAGAACAACAGATATTAAAGCAggtttgatcaaaattaaaattcatgTAATATAGGAATAAAGAGAGATAAGGGATGTGTTCACGTCGGGTCGGGTGAAGTTGGATCGGATCATTTATCTAAAGACTCAAATCAATCTAAAAGTCTCCACGAATTGGATCGGATCAGGTCGGATTAAAATTCAGTAAATCCAGATCCGACCCAAAAAATGGAATAGGTCTAATTTTAGAACCCAATCCGGATCCACAGGTCCTTCAAAATGGTTCGAATCAAGTCTATGTGGATCGGATCACAGATCAATCTGACCTATTTATAACCTTAGCAGAGATCATGCATGGACATGATAAATCTACTGCAATGGATTAATGATGCTCATGATTCCAAGTTCATAGCATACATTCTGTCAAAACAGTTAAAGGAATTGGGCTTAAAGGCTTTGGTGCATTCTACATGTCAACCAAAAGAGTTTAGTAGTACTTCAACATTGTTGCCTAGCAGAAAGCTTTCGAACATTTTAGAATACTA
Protein-coding regions in this window:
- the LOC105032785 gene encoding uncharacterized protein — protein: MAQLLGTYHFPTEHDRHDPSFENPSISWSSDHVSDLYYCLDSANANTNSSSYYWPQGDDSSISTSSFFAPPSEFGGYYLSGSNEVCGINTSFASMDYCMEGKQLTTPSFEVVPNPTNIDPISLNDMTNSDAMGDSCMNISESTTPDQMSQPKRRLHVGEDDNPAESPKKKVHKTLKKAQSKGAEKSSKSDDEEKSNVMVNGQSSSCCSLDDDLNISQEPNGGGNTSPSAKGSPALNLNGKSRASRGAATDPQSLHARKRRDRINERLRILQNLIPNGTEVDISTMLEEAVQYVKFLQLQIKLLSSDELWMYAPMAYNRMNIDLDFKVSPQQQ